From one Bacteroides eggerthii genomic stretch:
- the nhaC gene encoding Na+/H+ antiporter NhaC: MSPTKKIPSPIVSLFPIIILIGMLFATIRTFGSDALNGGSQVSLLTTTAVCIFIGITFYRIPWKDYEIAITNNIAGVSSAIIILLIIGALSGAWMISGVVPTLIYYGMKIIHPDFFLTSTCIICALVSIMTGSSWTTIATIGIALLGIGKAQGFEEGWIAGAIISGAYFGDKVSPLSDTTVLASSVTDTPLFRHIRYMMITTIPSLVITLIIFTVMGFTYETSGTEQIAEFAASLNSRFHITPWLLIVPVATGILIARKMPSIITLFLSTLLAAAFAIIFQPDLLYEISGSNGLFKGTIMSLYGSTSLQSDSAMLTELIATRGMAGMMNTIWLILCAMCFGGAMTASGMLGSITSVFVRFMKSTVSVVASTVGSGLFLNLATADQYISIILTGNMFSNIYEKKGYESRLLSRTTEDAVTVTSVLIPWNTCGMTQATILSVSTLTYLPYCFFNLISPLMSILIAATGYKIIKKTVNNPG; this comes from the coding sequence ATGAGTCCAACAAAGAAAATTCCTTCTCCTATCGTATCCCTTTTCCCCATCATTATTTTAATAGGAATGTTGTTTGCCACTATCCGCACTTTTGGAAGCGATGCTCTAAATGGCGGAAGTCAGGTGTCCCTGCTCACCACTACGGCAGTTTGCATATTCATCGGAATAACATTCTACCGGATTCCTTGGAAAGATTATGAAATAGCCATTACCAATAACATCGCAGGCGTATCCTCCGCCATTATCATACTGTTGATTATCGGCGCGCTAAGTGGCGCATGGATGATCAGCGGTGTAGTCCCCACCCTCATTTACTACGGAATGAAGATTATACACCCGGACTTCTTCCTCACCTCTACCTGCATCATCTGTGCATTGGTGTCAATCATGACGGGAAGCTCATGGACCACAATAGCAACCATCGGCATCGCTCTTTTAGGAATAGGAAAAGCACAGGGATTCGAGGAAGGCTGGATTGCAGGAGCCATTATTTCAGGAGCTTACTTTGGCGACAAGGTTTCACCGCTGTCAGATACTACGGTGCTTGCCTCCTCGGTCACTGACACTCCGCTGTTCCGCCATATCCGCTATATGATGATTACCACCATTCCGTCGCTCGTCATCACTCTTATCATATTTACGGTAATGGGATTCACGTACGAAACCAGTGGTACAGAACAAATAGCCGAGTTTGCGGCATCATTGAATAGCCGATTCCACATCACTCCCTGGCTGCTGATTGTCCCGGTGGCTACCGGAATCTTGATTGCACGCAAAATGCCCTCTATCATCACCTTGTTCCTGTCCACCCTGCTGGCTGCCGCCTTTGCCATCATATTCCAGCCCGACCTGCTTTATGAGATTTCCGGAAGCAACGGGCTGTTTAAGGGAACGATAATGAGCCTATACGGCAGTACCAGCCTGCAAAGTGATAGTGCCATGCTGACAGAGCTGATTGCCACACGAGGCATGGCAGGAATGATGAATACCATTTGGCTGATACTTTGCGCCATGTGTTTCGGCGGCGCAATGACAGCGAGCGGCATGCTGGGAAGCATCACATCCGTATTTGTACGATTCATGAAAAGCACTGTCAGCGTTGTGGCATCGACTGTCGGTTCAGGACTATTCCTCAACCTTGCTACGGCAGACCAGTACATCAGCATCATCCTGACCGGAAACATGTTCAGCAACATCTATGAAAAGAAAGGGTATGAAAGCCGCCTGTTGAGCCGCACAACGGAAGATGCCGTCACCGTAACTTCGGTTCTCATCCCCTGGAACACATGCGGAATGACACAAGCTACTATTCTGAGCGTGTCCACGCTGACCTATCTCCCTTACTGCTTTTTCAATCTTATCAGTCCACTCATGAGTATCCTCATTGCAGCCACCGGATATAAAATAATTAAAAAAACAGTGAACAATCCCGGTTAG
- a CDS encoding DUF4251 domain-containing protein, with protein MKKFIALAALVLVSMVTTTMYAQESSTQRRADRKAQRDAERARLKAEQQAADAVSYDDAVAALKAQQFVLEANQVMFRNGQTAFVTSNTNFVLVNQGRGTVQVAFNTVYPGPNGIGGVTVDGTVSDIKTSTDKRGNINCSFSIQGIGISAQIFLTLTNGDNNATVTINPNFNSNTMTLSGSLLPLNQSNIFKGRSW; from the coding sequence ATGAAAAAGTTTATTGCATTAGCAGCATTAGTATTGGTAAGCATGGTGACAACCACCATGTATGCACAAGAGAGTAGCACACAACGTCGTGCAGACCGCAAAGCCCAAAGAGACGCAGAACGCGCCCGCCTGAAAGCGGAACAACAGGCAGCCGATGCCGTTTCCTACGATGACGCCGTAGCAGCACTGAAAGCACAGCAATTTGTATTGGAAGCCAATCAGGTGATGTTCCGCAACGGGCAAACGGCTTTTGTTACTTCCAACACCAACTTTGTATTGGTGAATCAGGGACGAGGCACCGTACAGGTAGCTTTCAACACTGTTTATCCCGGTCCTAACGGTATTGGAGGTGTGACAGTAGACGGTACCGTATCGGACATAAAAACATCTACCGACAAACGTGGCAACATAAATTGCAGCTTCAGCATTCAGGGCATCGGTATCTCCGCCCAGATATTCCTTACCCTGACTAATGGCGACAACAACGCAACCGTTACTATCAACCCTAACTTCAACTCCAACACGATGACTTTAAGTGGTAGTCTGCTGCCGTTGAACCAATCGAATATCTTCAAGGGACGTTCCTGGTAA
- a CDS encoding helix-turn-helix transcriptional regulator, whose product MREFIIADNQDITKAGMMFLLSRQKDTALLLEADNKAELIQQLRLHPGAVVILDYTSFDFVSSDELIVLHERFKEADWLLFSDELSIGFLRQVLFSSMSFGVVLKDNSKEEILTALQCASRKERFICNHVSNLLLSGNSQTSLLHPIQQNDLLTSAERSILKEIALGKTTKEIAVERNLSFHTINSHRKNIFRKLGVNNAHEATKYAMKAGIVDLVEYYI is encoded by the coding sequence ATGAGAGAATTTATCATCGCTGACAATCAAGATATAACCAAAGCAGGCATGATGTTTCTGCTAAGCCGGCAGAAAGACACTGCCTTGCTGCTGGAAGCCGACAACAAAGCGGAACTCATACAACAGTTACGGCTGCACCCCGGAGCAGTGGTAATACTGGATTATACCTCGTTTGACTTTGTCAGTTCCGACGAATTGATTGTATTGCACGAACGTTTCAAAGAGGCGGACTGGCTGTTGTTCTCCGACGAACTGAGCATCGGATTCCTACGACAAGTACTGTTCAGCAGCATGTCATTCGGAGTAGTGCTAAAGGACAATTCCAAAGAAGAGATACTCACCGCCCTGCAATGCGCTTCGCGTAAAGAGCGTTTCATTTGCAACCACGTCAGTAACTTGCTGCTGTCAGGAAACAGTCAGACATCCCTCCTCCACCCCATTCAGCAAAACGACCTGCTGACATCGGCCGAACGAAGCATCCTGAAAGAAATCGCATTAGGAAAAACCACTAAAGAAATTGCAGTTGAAAGAAACCTCAGCTTTCATACCATAAACAGCCACCGGAAGAATATTTTCAGAAAGTTGGGCGTGAACAACGCACACGAAGCTACCAAATACGCTATGAAAGCGGGTATTGTGGATTTAGTGGAATACTATATTTAA
- the mnmA gene encoding tRNA 2-thiouridine(34) synthase MnmA, whose protein sequence is MNIAVLLSGGVDSSVVVHLLCEQGHRPSLFYIKIGKDDADYMDCSAEEDLEMASAVARRYGLSLEVVDLHREYWDNVAAYAIDKVRRGLTPNPDVMCNKLIKFGCFERYAGKDFDFTATGHYAATILQNGKVWLGTALDPVKDQTDFLAQIDYLQVSKLMFPLGGLMKQEVRDIALKAKLPSARRRDSQGICFLGRINYNDFVRRFLGEKEGRIIELETGKILGTHRGYWFHTIGQRKGLGLGGGPWFVVRKDTDENVIYVSRGYETEQQYGYEFSMQDFHFITENPWEGVEGEIPVTFKIRHTPDFIGGKLLQDGDGYRIVSEEKLQGIAPGQFGVVYDEASRLCIGSGEIKYSIPLNPQYPLS, encoded by the coding sequence ATGAATATTGCCGTCTTATTATCCGGAGGTGTCGACAGTTCTGTTGTCGTGCACCTCCTTTGTGAGCAGGGGCATCGCCCTTCGTTGTTTTATATAAAAATAGGGAAAGACGATGCCGACTATATGGATTGTTCGGCGGAGGAAGACTTGGAGATGGCTTCCGCCGTAGCCCGCCGTTACGGCCTTTCACTGGAGGTTGTTGATTTGCATCGGGAGTATTGGGACAATGTGGCTGCTTATGCCATTGACAAAGTGCGTAGGGGACTTACTCCGAATCCGGATGTGATGTGCAATAAGCTCATTAAGTTCGGTTGTTTTGAACGGTACGCCGGTAAGGATTTCGATTTTACGGCAACCGGGCATTATGCTGCTACCATTCTGCAGAATGGGAAGGTTTGGCTGGGAACGGCCCTCGATCCGGTGAAAGACCAAACGGACTTTCTTGCGCAGATAGACTATCTGCAAGTTTCCAAACTGATGTTTCCGTTGGGCGGACTGATGAAACAGGAAGTGCGCGACATCGCTTTGAAAGCGAAGTTACCCAGTGCCCGCCGACGTGACAGCCAGGGCATCTGCTTCTTGGGGAGGATTAACTACAACGACTTTGTCCGTCGCTTTTTGGGTGAAAAAGAAGGTCGGATTATTGAACTGGAAACGGGAAAGATACTGGGAACCCATCGCGGCTACTGGTTTCATACTATCGGCCAGCGTAAGGGGCTGGGATTGGGCGGAGGCCCCTGGTTTGTGGTTCGTAAAGATACGGATGAAAATGTGATTTATGTGTCACGTGGATATGAAACGGAGCAACAATACGGGTATGAGTTCAGTATGCAGGATTTTCATTTCATTACGGAAAATCCTTGGGAGGGAGTGGAAGGGGAGATTCCGGTAACATTCAAGATACGCCATACTCCTGATTTTATCGGCGGCAAACTGTTGCAGGACGGGGACGGCTACCGGATTGTTTCCGAAGAGAAGTTACAGGGGATAGCTCCGGGGCAATTTGGCGTTGTGTATGATGAGGCTTCCAGACTGTGCATCGGAAGTGGAGAAATTAAATATAGTATTCCACTAAATCCACAATACCCGCTTTCATAG
- a CDS encoding O-acetylhomoserine aminocarboxypropyltransferase/cysteine synthase family protein: MKTKKLHFETLQLHVGQEQPDPSTDARAVPIYQTTSYVFHDSAHAAARFGLQDPGNIYGRLTNPTQGVLEQRIAALEGGIAGLAVASGAAALTYAFENITRAGDHIVAAKTIYGGTYNLLAHTLPSYGVTTTFVAPDDLSNFEKAIQENTKAVFIETLGNPNSNIIDIDAVAGIAHRHGIPLIVDNTFGTPFLIRPIEHGADIVVHSATKFIGGHGTSLGGVIVDSGKFDWVASGKFPQLTEPDPSYHGVRFVDAAGAAAYAVRIRAVLLRDTGAAISPFNAFILLQGLETLSLRVERHVENALKVVDFLERHPKVIAVNHPSLPNHPDHALYRKYFPKGAGSIFTFEVKGGVKEAQAFIDNLQIFSLLANVADVKSLVIHPATTTHSQLSEQELAEQGIKPGTVRLSIGTEHIDDLLDDVSQALEKI; the protein is encoded by the coding sequence ATGAAAACAAAGAAATTACATTTTGAGACGCTGCAACTTCATGTGGGACAGGAACAGCCGGATCCGTCGACCGATGCGCGGGCCGTACCTATCTATCAGACTACTTCGTACGTGTTTCATGACTCGGCTCATGCAGCGGCCCGCTTTGGGTTGCAAGATCCGGGTAATATCTACGGCAGACTGACAAATCCCACACAAGGGGTGCTCGAACAACGCATTGCAGCTCTTGAGGGAGGTATTGCGGGGTTGGCGGTTGCTTCCGGTGCGGCAGCTCTGACCTATGCTTTTGAGAATATTACGCGTGCAGGCGATCACATTGTGGCTGCCAAGACCATTTATGGCGGAACGTACAATCTGCTGGCGCATACATTGCCCTCTTATGGCGTTACGACCACTTTTGTAGCTCCGGACGATTTGTCCAATTTCGAGAAGGCTATTCAGGAAAATACGAAAGCAGTCTTTATAGAAACATTGGGAAATCCCAATTCGAACATCATTGATATTGATGCGGTTGCCGGGATTGCTCATCGTCATGGAATCCCTTTGATTGTCGACAACACTTTCGGTACTCCTTTCCTGATCCGTCCTATTGAACATGGCGCTGATATTGTGGTACATTCCGCCACTAAGTTTATTGGCGGGCATGGCACTTCTTTAGGCGGTGTTATTGTTGATAGCGGTAAGTTCGACTGGGTGGCTTCCGGTAAGTTCCCGCAATTGACCGAGCCCGATCCAAGCTATCATGGTGTGCGTTTTGTTGACGCGGCAGGTGCGGCGGCATATGCTGTCCGTATTCGCGCCGTTCTATTGCGTGACACCGGCGCTGCTATCAGCCCGTTCAACGCGTTTATCCTGCTGCAAGGCTTGGAGACTCTTTCTTTGCGTGTGGAGCGCCATGTGGAGAACGCTCTGAAAGTTGTTGATTTCTTAGAAAGGCATCCCAAAGTGATAGCAGTGAACCATCCGTCTTTGCCGAATCATCCGGATCATGCATTATACCGGAAATATTTCCCGAAAGGCGCCGGTTCCATTTTCACCTTTGAGGTTAAAGGCGGGGTGAAAGAAGCTCAGGCGTTCATTGACAATTTGCAGATCTTCTCATTATTGGCAAATGTGGCGGATGTAAAGTCGCTTGTAATACATCCGGCAACTACTACCCATTCGCAGTTGAGCGAACAGGAGTTGGCAGAGCAAGGCATCAAGCCGGGAACTGTGCGCCTTTCCATTGGGACGGAACACATTGATGATTTGTTGGATGATGTGTCACAGGCGTTGGAGAAGATTTAA
- a CDS encoding S41 family peptidase: protein MKRRKLLLFPLLGLIALTSLCSCGEDRWKEYYPLTGRDLWIDSLMREVYLWYEDIPPSKGLNYFQNPETFLKSILSKNDKGFSTVDTIMDTPLPSYGFDYTLYKVATSDTTYNALVSYVANGSPAAEAGLQRGNWIMLVDGDSITKKTEERLTDGGTRTLRIGKYVIVKDEDDESIGMIQAIGDIALPAVRPVTESAIHTTKFVQLDGTDHKIAYLAYNTFTAGTAENSEAYNNELRAFSQQCQQFGINNFILDLRYNPGGEMECVQLLADMLVPADKLESPFAFLQYNDKQSSRNHDLILDSQLLQGGANLNLSKVYIITGGTTAGAAEMLINCLKPYMTVVLIGQTTKGENVATETFINPKYPWAVRPVVCEVFNANGEADYSTGFKPDLSINETSYLQYYLPLGDFNEILFNTAMGIIAGAIELPEAQTRETSVKSFATPKNTRKGLIIK from the coding sequence ATGAAAAGAAGGAAGCTGTTACTTTTCCCTCTGCTGGGACTTATTGCATTGACAAGCCTGTGCTCCTGTGGAGAAGATCGCTGGAAAGAATACTACCCGCTGACAGGACGCGACCTGTGGATAGATAGCCTGATGAGGGAAGTCTACCTATGGTATGAGGACATTCCTCCTTCTAAAGGTCTGAACTATTTTCAAAATCCGGAGACTTTCCTGAAGAGTATCCTATCGAAGAATGACAAAGGCTTTTCGACCGTCGATACCATAATGGATACCCCTCTGCCAAGCTACGGCTTTGACTATACATTATATAAAGTTGCCACCAGCGACACCACTTACAACGCACTTGTCTCTTACGTGGCAAATGGTTCTCCGGCAGCAGAAGCCGGACTGCAACGAGGCAACTGGATAATGCTCGTAGACGGTGACTCCATCACCAAAAAGACGGAAGAGAGACTGACAGACGGCGGTACACGAACGTTGCGTATCGGAAAGTATGTGATAGTAAAGGATGAAGACGACGAAAGCATAGGAATGATACAGGCAATCGGCGACATCGCCTTACCCGCCGTACGGCCTGTAACGGAAAGCGCAATTCATACAACCAAGTTTGTACAACTGGACGGTACGGACCATAAAATAGCCTACCTTGCATATAATACCTTCACCGCCGGAACTGCGGAAAACAGCGAAGCATATAACAATGAATTGCGTGCTTTCTCCCAGCAATGCCAACAATTCGGCATTAATAACTTTATACTCGACCTCCGTTACAATCCCGGTGGAGAAATGGAATGTGTGCAACTCCTTGCCGATATGCTTGTGCCTGCCGATAAACTGGAAAGTCCTTTCGCTTTCCTGCAATACAATGACAAGCAAAGCAGCAGAAATCATGACCTGATATTGGACTCCCAACTCCTGCAAGGCGGAGCCAACCTAAACCTGTCCAAAGTTTATATCATCACCGGCGGAACTACGGCAGGCGCTGCGGAAATGCTTATCAACTGCCTGAAACCCTACATGACAGTAGTCCTCATCGGGCAAACTACTAAAGGTGAAAATGTAGCTACGGAAACTTTCATCAATCCCAAATATCCCTGGGCAGTACGCCCGGTGGTATGCGAAGTGTTCAATGCCAACGGAGAAGCCGATTACAGCACAGGTTTCAAACCGGACCTCTCCATTAACGAAACATCCTATTTGCAGTACTATCTTCCTTTAGGAGATTTTAATGAAATTTTGTTCAATACTGCAATGGGAATTATTGCAGGCGCCATTGAACTGCCGGAAGCCCAAACAAGAGAGACCTCTGTCAAGAGTTTCGCCACCCCAAAGAATACCCGCAAGGGGCTGATTATAAAATAA
- a CDS encoding DUF4595 domain-containing protein has product MRKKLIFSLLIILIATTACEDNNDSGGNGSCPTVPFSTIRLTEDSPYEAGVPTVTTTQTYSYKRGQLAGFTTVQSYSVQNEPVKIENTTSVTYEEHQAIATDNFGNVSTYLLNDKGYAIQCTRQEVGATRTYGFSYFTSPEGKPYLKNITESINGKVYASIGIDYSNPQALRIVQKVDTYTQTYTATTPAGNSIINQSEVPCLFFADLYPLSLHSAALYGKLLGEPFSILIEQIIPDGNTISQEVRKYTYSLDKRNIITSCKEVTNSYGTNYIRTVNYVIE; this is encoded by the coding sequence ATGAGAAAGAAGCTAATCTTTTCATTATTGATTATACTCATAGCAACAACTGCTTGTGAAGATAACAACGATTCGGGCGGCAATGGCAGTTGCCCTACCGTACCTTTTTCTACAATCCGGCTGACAGAAGACAGCCCTTATGAAGCGGGAGTGCCTACGGTGACTACCACCCAGACCTATTCATACAAGCGAGGGCAACTGGCAGGATTCACTACCGTACAGAGTTATTCTGTTCAAAACGAACCGGTGAAAATAGAAAATACGACATCGGTAACCTATGAAGAACACCAAGCCATAGCGACCGACAACTTCGGCAATGTATCCACCTATCTCCTTAATGATAAAGGATATGCCATCCAATGCACGCGGCAGGAAGTAGGTGCAACCCGCACCTATGGTTTTTCTTATTTCACCTCCCCTGAAGGAAAGCCCTATCTGAAAAACATAACAGAAAGCATAAACGGTAAAGTCTATGCGTCTATCGGCATAGATTACAGCAATCCCCAAGCATTACGCATTGTGCAAAAAGTGGACACTTACACGCAGACATACACCGCCACCACTCCGGCAGGCAACAGCATAATCAACCAATCGGAAGTTCCTTGCCTGTTTTTTGCCGACCTATATCCTCTTTCCCTACATTCCGCAGCGTTATATGGGAAATTGTTAGGAGAGCCTTTCAGTATCTTAATAGAACAGATTATTCCTGACGGAAACACAATAAGTCAAGAAGTCAGAAAATACACCTACTCTCTGGATAAGCGGAATATCATTACTTCTTGCAAAGAGGTCACAAACAGTTACGGTACGAATTACATCCGTACCGTAAACTATGTTATTGAGTGA
- a CDS encoding alpha/beta hydrolase, with protein MKSKHFLFVFLLQVAAFSVQAARVDTVFVKSPSMNKDVKVVYILPDKAVAKNPQACPAVYLLHGYGGNARTWIGIRPELPQIADEKGIIFVCPDGKNSWYWDSPKDPSYRYETFISSELVNYTDTHYAAIPEKRGRAITGLSMGGHGALWNAIRHKDVFGAAGSTSGGVDIRPFPNNWEMKKQLGELTANEAIWNNHTVINQVDKLANGDLALIIDCGESDFFLEVNKELHKRLLAYKIDHDFITRPGGHTGTYWNNSIDYQILFFSKFFNK; from the coding sequence ATGAAAAGCAAACATTTTCTATTCGTCTTTTTGCTACAAGTGGCGGCTTTCAGTGTGCAGGCTGCACGTGTAGATACTGTGTTCGTGAAAAGTCCTTCGATGAACAAGGACGTGAAGGTAGTTTATATTCTTCCGGATAAAGCCGTTGCCAAGAACCCGCAGGCTTGCCCGGCGGTGTATTTGTTACATGGCTATGGCGGCAATGCGCGTACATGGATTGGAATAAGGCCGGAGTTACCTCAAATTGCCGATGAAAAAGGTATCATATTCGTATGCCCTGACGGTAAGAACAGTTGGTATTGGGATAGTCCTAAGGATCCTTCCTATCGTTATGAAACTTTTATTTCGTCGGAACTGGTGAACTATACAGATACGCATTATGCTGCGATTCCGGAGAAGCGGGGGCGCGCCATTACCGGTCTGAGCATGGGCGGACATGGTGCATTATGGAATGCTATCCGCCATAAAGATGTGTTCGGGGCGGCGGGAAGCACAAGCGGCGGAGTGGATATTCGCCCGTTTCCCAACAACTGGGAGATGAAGAAACAATTGGGAGAGCTCACTGCCAACGAGGCGATATGGAACAATCATACAGTAATCAATCAGGTTGACAAACTGGCGAATGGGGATTTGGCCTTGATTATTGATTGTGGTGAAAGCGATTTCTTCCTTGAAGTGAACAAGGAACTGCATAAACGTTTGCTGGCATACAAAATAGATCATGACTTCATCACTCGTCCCGGCGGACATACCGGTACTTATTGGAATAACTCCATAGACTACCAGATATTGTTCTTCAGTAAATTCTTTAATAAATAA
- a CDS encoding hemolysin family protein: protein MEFIIILFLLILNGIFAMYEIALVSSSKARLETLVNKGQKSAKGVLKQLEEPEKFLSTIQIGITLIGIISGAYGGVAIADDVVPLFAMLPGLELYAKDLAMITTVAVITYLSLIIGELVPKSIALNNPERYATLLSPFMIILTKVSYPFVCLLSASTKLTNKLIGMKEGEERQMTQEELKMILHQSSEQGVIDKDETEMLRDVFRFSDKRANDLMTHRRDVIVLHPTDTQEEVLRVIHEEHFSKYLLVESGKDEIIGVVSVKDIILMLGGEQPFNLRTIARPPLFIPESLYAKKVLELFKKNKNKFGVVVDEYGNTEGIITLHDLTESIFGDILEENETEEEDIVTRADGSMLVEASMNIGDFMEAMGILNYDDLKEEDFTTLSGLAMFLIGRVPKAGDIFSYKNLEFEIVDMDRGRVDKLLVIKRDDEE, encoded by the coding sequence ATGGAATTTATTATTATTCTATTTTTACTTATCCTGAATGGCATCTTTGCCATGTATGAAATCGCATTAGTATCTTCAAGCAAGGCACGTTTGGAAACCCTTGTAAACAAAGGGCAAAAAAGTGCAAAAGGCGTTTTGAAACAATTGGAAGAACCGGAAAAATTTCTCTCCACCATTCAAATCGGCATTACTCTGATCGGCATCATATCGGGTGCTTATGGCGGTGTAGCCATAGCCGACGATGTGGTTCCATTATTTGCCATGCTCCCCGGTCTGGAACTATATGCCAAAGACTTGGCTATGATCACCACTGTCGCCGTCATTACCTACTTATCCCTCATCATCGGAGAGCTGGTTCCTAAATCCATAGCCTTAAACAACCCGGAGCGCTACGCCACGCTACTAAGTCCGTTTATGATTATCCTGACTAAAGTATCTTATCCTTTTGTTTGTCTTCTCAGCGCTTCAACCAAGCTCACAAATAAACTTATCGGTATGAAAGAAGGAGAAGAACGGCAGATGACACAAGAAGAACTGAAAATGATTTTGCACCAAAGCTCCGAACAAGGTGTCATCGATAAGGACGAGACCGAAATGCTTCGTGATGTTTTCCGTTTCTCGGACAAAAGAGCCAACGACCTGATGACACATCGTCGTGATGTAATAGTACTTCACCCCACAGATACACAAGAAGAAGTTCTACGAGTTATCCACGAAGAGCATTTCAGCAAATATCTGCTGGTGGAAAGCGGAAAGGATGAAATTATAGGAGTAGTCTCCGTAAAAGACATCATCCTGATGTTAGGAGGTGAACAGCCGTTCAATCTGCGTACAATTGCACGCCCTCCACTGTTTATTCCCGAAAGTTTATATGCCAAGAAAGTTTTAGAGCTCTTTAAGAAGAACAAAAACAAGTTCGGAGTTGTTGTAGACGAGTATGGGAATACAGAAGGTATTATCACCTTACACGATTTGACGGAAAGTATCTTCGGTGATATTTTGGAAGAGAACGAAACGGAGGAAGAAGATATAGTCACCCGGGCAGACGGTTCCATGCTGGTGGAGGCCTCCATGAACATAGGGGACTTTATGGAAGCAATGGGCATACTGAACTATGACGACCTGAAAGAAGAGGACTTCACCACTTTAAGCGGGCTTGCAATGTTCCTCATCGGACGGGTTCCGAAAGCCGGTGACATTTTCAGCTACAAGAACCTGGAGTTTGAGATAGTGGATATGGATCGCGGAAGAGTAGATAAATTACTCGTTATTAAACGGGATGACGAAGAATAA
- a CDS encoding copper resistance protein NlpE N-terminal domain-containing protein, which yields MKKVMMIAAIAAALVSCQSKGNQNNDTMDEGVMTVVGNDSSAVAVYEGILPAADGPGIQYVLSVDSIGPDGESGYTLVTTYLDAEGPGKNKSFTSTGKRQVIQKDANNNKKTAYKLTPNDGEDPVYFVVVNDTTLRLVNDSLQEAVSDLNYDIIQVK from the coding sequence ATGAAAAAAGTAATGATGATTGCAGCGATTGCCGCTGCATTGGTATCCTGCCAATCAAAAGGAAATCAAAACAACGACACCATGGATGAAGGTGTCATGACTGTCGTAGGCAACGATTCCTCTGCAGTAGCCGTTTATGAGGGTATACTTCCCGCAGCCGACGGTCCGGGTATCCAGTACGTACTGAGTGTCGACAGCATAGGCCCTGACGGTGAAAGCGGTTATACCTTAGTTACGACCTATCTGGATGCAGAAGGACCGGGGAAGAACAAATCTTTCACTTCCACAGGAAAGCGCCAAGTTATCCAAAAAGATGCCAACAACAATAAGAAAACTGCCTATAAGTTAACTCCCAATGACGGCGAGGATCCCGTATACTTCGTTGTTGTAAATGACACTACTTTAAGACTGGTAAACGACAGCCTGCAAGAAGCTGTAAGCGATTTGAATTATGATATTATTCAGGTGAAATAA